The Hydrogenophaga crocea genome contains a region encoding:
- a CDS encoding phosphatase PAP2 family protein produces the protein MSGMSGMGAANALASADALTLSRAAIVGPFQGPVLQVKWPTFNDNEQNLKRWAPEPRLFAIDFEAREGVSLETDNRRRTATLVYSHRGRSDTLVTLTGPDERLIQQQLQLVAAYADLRPDRSLEIVEQMGYPVAFWSSVIGLTSHRHAKTLQLIELAYNVAAPIIQRIKVAFSITRPDEFSPQIQAMIATPGHGAWPSGHATEGFLIAVLLQKLLDAAAPPQGTQPGNGEACREQLQRLAARIAVNRTVAGVHYPIDSAAGRLLGTALAEFIVARATGGKVHERGFHSALFREADGAPKDFSLDDPMDLPSGQPYTRAAQGKRVPEGPLLSWLWQEALKEWP, from the coding sequence ATGTCCGGCATGAGCGGCATGGGCGCCGCCAATGCGCTGGCCTCGGCCGACGCGCTCACCCTCTCGCGCGCGGCCATCGTCGGCCCGTTCCAGGGGCCGGTGCTCCAGGTCAAGTGGCCCACCTTCAACGACAACGAGCAGAACCTCAAGCGCTGGGCGCCCGAGCCGCGGCTGTTCGCGATCGACTTCGAGGCCCGCGAAGGCGTCTCGCTCGAGACCGACAACCGCCGCCGAACCGCCACGCTGGTCTACAGCCACCGCGGCCGCAGCGACACGCTGGTCACGCTCACCGGCCCCGACGAACGCCTGATCCAGCAGCAGCTGCAACTCGTCGCCGCCTATGCCGACCTGCGCCCCGATCGTTCGCTGGAAATCGTGGAGCAAATGGGCTATCCCGTGGCCTTCTGGTCGTCGGTGATCGGCCTCACCTCGCACCGCCACGCCAAGACGCTGCAGCTCATCGAGCTCGCCTACAACGTCGCCGCGCCCATCATCCAGCGCATCAAGGTGGCGTTCTCGATCACGCGGCCCGACGAGTTCTCGCCGCAGATCCAGGCCATGATCGCCACGCCCGGCCACGGCGCCTGGCCCAGCGGCCACGCCACCGAGGGCTTCCTGATCGCGGTGCTGTTGCAGAAGCTGCTCGACGCCGCCGCCCCGCCCCAGGGCACGCAGCCGGGCAACGGCGAGGCCTGCCGCGAGCAGCTGCAGCGCCTGGCCGCGCGCATCGCGGTCAACCGCACCGTGGCCGGCGTGCACTACCCGATCGACAGCGCCGCGGGCCGCCTGCTGGGCACCGCGCTGGCCGAGTTCATCGTGGCGCGCGCCACCGGCGGCAAGGTGCACGAGCGCGGCTTCCACTCGGCCCTGTTCCGCGAGGCCGACGGCGCGCCCAAGGACTTCAGCCTCGACGACCCCATGGACCTGCCCAGCGGCCAGCCCTACACCCGCGCCGCGCAAGGCAAGCGCGTGCCCGAAGGGCCGCTGCTCTCGTGGCTGTGGCAAGAGGCGCTCAAGGAGTGGCCGTGA
- a CDS encoding S8 family serine peptidase — protein MSWAPLPRGRFTGIDWSAPGAIDGMDPYLAWAEADGFVGYHRPGHHDQPKWLPIVIGLREGADVRELVDASSSRWLQIPQAYLLIPGLRHCTARVSRRFFEHWRQGHVVRSLIERFELGLPVDQHTVALKDCCHRHQQPLPPPQRVPGPVLGLIDGGLAVANAAFRDAAGRTRVKHFWRQDNLYGGPWPGSPDHERVPLDPTRAGPTPPDLGYGHALTGHAIDSAIASFTRRGQLDEDALYRYLQLWDLARPVNHGTHVCGLATAPGGLLAPGLNDFASRCPVIAVQLDWANVLDTSGGALNVGVLDALHYIVAHAADDAEIVVNVSWGTLAGPHDGTSLLEAAMDELIERLDGRLQIALPAGNAYQSRTHANATLAPREALELHWRVQPDDRTQSFLEIWLPANAAGVAITVQPPERPAQAVTLRPGESGMWVDARGVPQWTLIYPTTTALGAHGTCALLALEPTFSREPGRALAPFGAWQVRLHNQGRTPVTFDAYVERDDVVLGTNTGARQSYLEDRRYDTQGNLGGWIDHADNPTPIRRSGVFNSLATGQRTLSAGGTRATDSGPERLSRFARYSPQKPSPDPQRPQRPGVKPAPDTLAPSDSNTALWGMRSTGSLSGSTVRLAGTSSSAPQVARRLLNALG, from the coding sequence GTGAGCTGGGCGCCGCTGCCGCGCGGCCGTTTCACCGGCATCGACTGGTCCGCGCCGGGCGCGATCGACGGCATGGACCCCTACCTTGCCTGGGCCGAGGCCGACGGCTTCGTGGGCTACCACCGGCCCGGCCACCATGACCAGCCCAAGTGGCTGCCGATCGTGATCGGCCTGCGCGAGGGCGCCGACGTGCGCGAGCTCGTCGACGCCTCGTCGAGCCGCTGGTTGCAGATTCCGCAGGCCTACCTGCTGATCCCGGGCCTGCGCCACTGCACGGCGCGCGTTTCGCGGCGGTTCTTCGAGCACTGGCGCCAGGGCCACGTGGTGCGCTCGCTCATCGAGCGCTTCGAGCTCGGCCTGCCGGTGGACCAGCACACCGTCGCGCTCAAGGACTGCTGCCACCGCCACCAGCAGCCGCTGCCCCCGCCGCAGCGCGTGCCCGGCCCGGTGCTGGGCCTGATCGACGGCGGTCTGGCGGTGGCCAACGCGGCCTTCCGCGACGCCGCGGGCCGCACGCGCGTGAAGCATTTCTGGCGTCAGGACAATCTGTACGGCGGCCCCTGGCCCGGCTCGCCCGATCACGAGCGCGTACCGCTCGATCCCACGCGCGCCGGCCCCACGCCGCCCGACCTGGGCTACGGCCACGCGCTCACCGGCCACGCGATCGACAGCGCGATCGCCAGCTTCACGCGCCGCGGCCAGCTCGACGAAGACGCGCTCTACCGCTACCTGCAGCTCTGGGACCTGGCGCGGCCGGTGAACCACGGCACGCACGTGTGCGGCCTGGCCACCGCGCCGGGCGGCCTGCTGGCCCCCGGCCTCAACGACTTCGCGAGCCGTTGCCCGGTGATCGCGGTGCAGCTCGACTGGGCCAACGTGCTCGACACCTCCGGCGGCGCGCTCAACGTCGGCGTGCTCGACGCGCTGCACTACATCGTCGCGCACGCCGCCGACGACGCCGAGATCGTGGTCAACGTGAGCTGGGGCACGCTGGCCGGCCCGCACGACGGCACCTCGCTGCTCGAAGCCGCCATGGACGAGCTCATCGAGCGCCTGGACGGCCGGCTGCAGATCGCCCTGCCCGCGGGCAACGCCTACCAGAGCCGCACCCACGCCAACGCCACGCTGGCACCGCGCGAGGCGCTGGAACTGCACTGGCGCGTGCAGCCCGACGACCGCACGCAGAGCTTCCTCGAGATCTGGCTGCCGGCGAACGCGGCCGGGGTGGCCATCACGGTGCAGCCGCCCGAGCGGCCCGCGCAGGCCGTGACGCTGCGGCCGGGGGAATCGGGCATGTGGGTCGATGCGCGCGGCGTGCCGCAGTGGACCCTGATCTACCCGACCACCACCGCGCTCGGCGCGCACGGCACCTGCGCGCTGCTCGCGCTCGAGCCCACGTTCAGCCGCGAGCCCGGGCGTGCGCTCGCGCCCTTCGGGGCCTGGCAGGTGCGGCTGCACAACCAGGGCCGCACGCCCGTGACCTTCGACGCCTACGTGGAGCGCGACGACGTGGTCCTGGGCACAAACACCGGCGCGCGCCAGTCCTACCTGGAAGACCGGCGCTACGACACCCAGGGCAACCTGGGCGGCTGGATCGACCACGCGGACAACCCCACGCCGATCCGCCGCAGCGGCGTGTTCAACAGCCTGGCCACCGGGCAGCGCACGCTGAGCGCGGGCGGCACCCGGGCCACCGACAGCGGGCCCGAGCGCCTGTCGCGCTTTGCGCGCTATTCGCCGCAAAAGCCCAGCCCCGATCCGCAGCGGCCGCAACGCCCGGGCGTGAAGCCCGCGCCCGACACGCTGGCGCCGAGCGACAGCAACACCGCGCTCTGGGGCATGCGCAGCACGGGCAGCCTCAGCGGCAGCACAGTGCGGCTCGCGGGCACGAGCTCGTCGGCGCCCCAGGTGGCGAGGCGGCTGCTCAACGCGCTCGGTTGA